Proteins encoded within one genomic window of Ctenopharyngodon idella isolate HZGC_01 chromosome 6, HZGC01, whole genome shotgun sequence:
- the LOC127514876 gene encoding immunoglobulin-like and fibronectin type III domain-containing protein 1 — protein MWKKSKVSDQTATGQVGIKKKSKVPGVMITQFIEELPEGKSHPDFIRKPISLTIQEGKLAIFKAIVVGDPTPTVTWARNNGDISDPKKYQTKFDPNSREHTIEMPNVSPEQADTYKCFATNEFGKAMVTVILNIIEVGFKKNKANQESIATDLKELKAVLKRKSKVRPKTEVRKDGEIDPKFWEILLSSDKKDYERICAEYGVTDFRWMLKKLNEMKKEREKEQAEFIKSISTLKHIDVNPDGTASFELNLNLLDPSSKIFIYKDGEMIPYSQDLDIEMKHNLNQVGKKYIFTIRDLVPDDAGLYQLDIEDVNVFSTEFKIPMVDFLIKLKDVKAMEREDAIFECVLSKPLSKIMWVGKNNRLEQGEKYDITVSEDKLIHRLVVKDCMQVDKGIYAAVVGIKSCNAWLIVEADNNLDSKGKKKPRKTTQAGGAGADLAKIAAEQQVKLQKERDERIAAVKTASAEKEAAGAVDNSASASSSAESSSAEKEEAGVVDNSASASSTGDSSSAKKEEAGVVDNSASASSTGDRSSAKKEAAGVVDNNDRTHCTSGESNVHIVRGEPAELACNLSTSKANRDGEKLYSKVGDKQELVIQSYKDSSSGQNRAEVIECKTDAMETAGDLPKFDPDDLHKFSKNVVVKVGQTASFKMPFPPQDSSEINWFKDGTELFDGGRIKVVKELNQSRLQIKECLRSYSGEIKIQLKNPFGTAEAFSRLIVVDKPGPPQGPVEVTDSSSSVIELKWNPPSDTGGSEVTNYLVERQQVGQSVWKKVWDSSANRLSFRDRNVSHGKKYIYRIYAGNSEGISDPLETESIMAGTLIFPGQPAPPKVVGVFKNCINLTWTPPEKDGGTKILGYQLEKRKKDTNQWVTLNQVNDPIQALKYAVKDVSEGSEYEFRVSAINMSGAGEPSAPSVMVCAKNPNIRPRFKDPIDFMVVRAGNSIRIKVDYEGSPQPDITWLKNDESVSPWVNIINVEDASTLVIPSSKYSDSGVYTIMAKNSSGQSSFDIQVRVADEPMPPGPVELEQVVYGKVIITWAPSPDQGKDDRLHYLVEERDSNTRVWHTIADRLFCNTYTASVHSGREYHFRVYARNDMGFSDPSKSPTWGINELRVPLVKSLPVPVTLERPPSILVPLKVHSPPQGYQLYMTCAVRGFPTPHVTWYLNGNCINSNNTYYITNAYGVCSMYIIRVGPEHSGEYRVVAVNSFGRAECSTKLRVKD, from the exons ATgtggaagaaatcaaaagtaTCTGATCAGACCGCAACTGGGCAAG TGGGCATCAAAAAGAAATCCAAAGTTCCAGGAGTCATGATCACACAGTTCATAGAAGAACTTCCTGAGGGAAAGAGCCATCCAGATTTTATCCGCAAACCTATTTCTCTCACCATTCAAGAAG GTAAATTGGCTATTTTCAAGGCCATTGTAGTAGGTGATCCCACTCCTACTGTAACATGGGCAAGAAACAATGGTGATATTTCAGATccaaaaaaatatcaaaccaaattTGACCCAAATTCTCGTGAACACACTATTGAG ATGCCAAATGTTTCTCCAGAACAAGCAGACACCTATAAATGTTTTGCTACTAACGAATTTGGAAAGGCTATGGTCACTGTTATCCTGAACATCATTGAAG tgggtttcaagaaaaacaaAGCTAACCAGGAGTCCA TTGCAACTGATCTGAAAGAGCTCAAGGCTGTCCTGAAAAGGAAAAG TAAGGTTCGCCCAAAAACCGAAGTAAGGAAAGATGGTGAAATTGACCCAAAGTTCTGGGAGATTTTGCTGAGCTCCGATAAGAAAGATTATGAGCGCATTTGTGCAGAATATGGGGTGACTGACTTCCGCTGGATGTTGAAGAAACTGAATGAGATGaaaaaggagagagaaaaagagcaaGCAGAG TTCATCAAAAGCATTTCCACCCTCAAACACATTGATGTGAATCCTGATGGAACTGCTTCTTTTGAACTTAATCTTAACCTTCTAGACCCCAGCAGTAAGATTTTCATCTACAAG GATGGTGAGATGATTCCATATTCTCAAGATCTTGATATAGAAATGAAACACAACCTGAATCAAGTAGGCAAGAAATACATCTTCACAATTAGGGACCTTGTCCCAGATGATGCTGGCCTTTACCAGTTGGACATAGAGGACGTCAATGTGTTTTCCACTGAATTTAAGA TTCCAATGGTGGACTTTCTGATCAAGTTGAAGGATGTGAAAGCCATGGAGAGGGAGGATGCTATTTTTGAGTGTGTCCTCTCCAAACCTTTATCTAAAATCATGTGGGTTGGAAAGAACAATCGATTAGAACAGGGAGAGAAATATGACATCACTGTGTCCGAAGACAAACTGATCCACAGGCTGGTGGTGAAGGACTGTATGCAGGTGGATAAAGGCATCTATGCGGCTGTGGTTGGAATCAAATCTTGTAACGCCTGGCTAATAGTGGAAG CCGATAACAATCTGGATTCTAAGGGCAAAAAGAAACCCCGAAAAACAACCCAAGCCGGAGGGGCAGGAGCTGATTTGGCAAAGATCGCTGCAGAGCAGCAGGTCAAGCTACAGAAGGAAAGAGATGAGAGAATTGCGGCTGTCAAAACAGCCAGTGCTGAGAAAGAGGCAGCAGGTGCGGTGGACAACAGTGCTTCTGCATCGTCTTCTGCAGAGAGTTCTAGTGCTGAGAAAGAGGAAGCAGGTGTGGTGGACAACAGTGCTTCTGCATCTTCTACTGGAGATAGTTCTAGTGCTAAGAAAGAGGAAGCAGGTGTGGTGGACAACAGTGCTTCTGCATCTTCTACTGGAGATAGGTCTAGTGCTAAGAAAGAGGCAGCAGGTGTGGTGGACAACA ATGATAGAACTCACTGCACCAGTGGAGAGTCAAATGTACATATTGTCAGAGGCGAACCAGCAGAACTTGCTTGTAACCTAAGCACCAGCAAAGCAAACAGGGATGGGGAGAAG TTGTACTCTAAAGTTGGAGATAAACAAGAGTTAGTAATACAAAGCTACAAAGATTCATCCTCAGGACAGAATCGGGCTGAAGTGATTGAGTGCAAGACTGACGCAATGGAAACAGCTGGAG ATCTTCCTAAATTTGACCCTGATGACCTGCACAAGTTCTCCAAAAACGTGGTGGTTAAAGTGGGCCAAACTGCTTCCTTTAAAATGCCATTCCCACCTCAAGACTCATCAGAGATCAACTGGTTTAAGGATGGCACAGAGCTTTTTGATGGAGGCAGAATAAAAGTAGTAAAGGAACTAAACCAGAGCCGCCTTCAGATAAAAGAATGCCTGCGATCTTACTCAGGGGAAATTAAGATCCAGCTTAAAAACCCTTTTGGCACCGCAGAGGCCTTCTCTAGGCTTATTGTGGTCG ACAAACCAGGTCCACCACAAGGGCCAGTAGAAGTGACTGACAGCTCATCTTCTGTCATTGAACTTAAATGGAATCCACCAAGTGACACCGGTGGCTCTGAAGTGACAAACTACCTTGTTGAGCGTCAGCAGGTAGGGCAGAGTGTGTGGAAGAAGGTgtgggatagttcagccaaccGCCTGTCCTTTCGAGACAGAAATGTGTCCCATGGCAAGAAATACATATACCGAATCTACGCTGGGAACTCTGAGGGTATCAGTGATCCTCTGGAGACGGAAAGCATCATGGCTGGAACTCTGA TTTTCCCTGGTCAACCTGCCCCTCCTAAGGTGGTCGGCGTGTTCAAAAACTGTATCAACCTAACATGGACTCCACCAGAGAAAGATGGAGGAACCAAAATACTGGGCTACCAGCTGGAGAAACGCAAGAAAGATACAAACCAGTGGGTGACTCTGAACCAAGTTAATGACCCTATTCAAG CTCTGAAGTATGCAGTGAAGGATGTCTCTGAGGGGTCAGAGTATGAGTTCAGAGTATCAGCCATTAATATGTCTGGGGCTGGAGAACCCAGCGCTCCCTCTGTGATGGTCTGTGCTAAAAACCCCAACA TCAGGCCCCGCTTCAAAGATCCTATAGACTTCATGGTTGTGAGAGCAGGAAATTCTATCAGAATCAAAGTCGATTATGAG GGCTCTCCACAACCTGACATCACATGGCTGAAAAATGATGAATCTGTGTCCCCCTGGGTcaacatcatcaatgttgaggACGCATCCACACTCGTCATCCCCTCGTCAAAGTATTCAGACTCGGGTGTTTATACcatcatggcaaagaactctagTGGACAGTCCAGCTTTGACATACAAGTCAGAGTAGCAG ATGAACCAATGCCTCCAGGCCCAGTGGAGCTAGAACAGGTTGTTTATGGTAAAGTCATTATCACATGGGCTCCATCTCCAGACCAGGGGAAAGACGATCGACTGCACTACTTGGTGGAAGAACGTGATTCCAACACACGTGTTTGGCACACAATAGCTGACCGTCTGTTTTGCAACACTTATACTGCCTCTGTCCACTCTGGTCGTGAATACCACTTCAGAGTCTATGCAAGAAATGATATGGGATTTTCTGATCCATCTAAATCGCCAACGTGGGGGATTAACGAGCTGAGAG TGCCACTAGTCAAAAGCTTACCGGTTCCGGTAACTCTTGAGAGGCCTCCTTCCATCTTGGTTCCACTTAAAGTCCACAGCCCACCACAGGGATATCAGCTGTACATGACCTGCGCTGTCCGTGGCTTCCCCACACCACATGTCACATGGTACCTCAATGGCAACTGCATCAACTCCAACAACACCTACTACATCACAAATGCATATGGCGTCTGCTCTATGTACATCATCCGAGTTGGGCCAGAACATAGTGGCGAGTACAGAGTGGTGGCGGTCAATTCATTTGGCAGAGCAGAATGTTCCACCAAACTAAGAGTGAAAG ATTGA